The DNA sequence CTCGATAAACGCGACATTCTCCAGCCCCTGCGCTGCGGCACTTTCGCGTGCCTGTGCAATCAACTCGGCCGAAGGATCATAACCCACAAACCGACTCTCTGGAAACGCGGTCGCCAGTTCCAGCAGCAATCTACCATCGCCACAACCCAGGTCCAGTACATCCAGGCCTTCGCAGAGTTGCATGATCAAACCGGGAATCAAAGGCAGGATCTGTTGAAACAACTGATTCGTAAATGACGTCGAACGCTCTGCACTCTGTGCCTGCAGGATCTGTTCGCGGGTTTCGTCTGATAGCGGTGCTCCCGCGCGCAGACTCTCTGCCAGCTCGTCCTCCAGTTTCCCCAGCAGTGTCAACCAGCGCAGGCTCTCCTCGTATTGGGCGGAGCCGGTCAGAACTTCCGCATGTTCGCGTGGCAGTCGGTATGTCTGAAAGATTGGATCATACTCCACCAGCCCGCCTCCCTGCATGGCCGTCAGCCAGTCGGCGACATACACTTGTTTGAGACCAGCTTCTGCTGCAATTTCACTGCTCGTGGCATGCTCCAGCAGACTCATGACTTTCCAGAGTCCCGTCCGGTAACCCAATGCGACCAGTAACGCCAGGCTTCCCTGGTTAATCTTATTTTGCAGCTGGTTTTCAAAAGCGACGGTCCGATCTTCAGAAATGGTCAGTGTGGTATAGCTGGTTGTCATTCAAAGTCTCCCCTCAAAGAAAATGAATTTGTGTCCTCTACTGACTACCAGGCGCAAAACCACAGCAGCTGTTACAGGGTTTTTCAAAAAAAGCTGATATGGGAAAGGAGGGGAATACCTCGCGGCGGGTTTTGCTGATGGGTCATTTGTAAATCCTTGATTTTGAACAGGATACGATTTCTCTTGTGCTCTCAGGACATCTGTGTGAAAAAATCTTTAAACTCTGGGCGGACAACAACTGTTTTGCTGTGTACAATCAGTTAGTGAAATGAAGTAATTTGAGAAGACATTTTTAATTGACGGGCTCCTGCAACGGAGCGGTTCAAAACGGTGCCGGAACTATCTGAGACAGGATTCAGAAGCAGGCAGAGGGAGAGCGGGCTATGTTTCGACAATTGACTTTAGTATCAACGATCGTGGTAATTGCGCTGGCAGGGATCGGTTGTTTTCTGTTGAGTTCTGATTCAACACAAAATGCCGTCGCCGACAAGCAGCAGGGTTCTCCTGCGCCGCCTCTCAAATTGCAGTCCGATCCTCGTGTGCTGGAACGGACCAGGAAACTCGAAGAGATCAATCAGATACTTGCGAGCCGGGTCCCGCATATCACGGAGACCGCTGGTACCTCACATACCCATGAAACAGAAACCTGGCAGGACCCTGCGCTGGAACGGATCTATCAGCAGATCCGCAATCAGAAACTGACAATCTGGTTGCCCCGGAATGGTGAGCCATTCTCGATCTGGGTCGGCAATCCACAGAAGACCGTCGACGGCAAGAAAGTCTTTAACCACACCGAAGCACTCACCAACGCGATTCCTCACATTAATCAGCTTCCGTTCCCGGTACGTATCTGGTTCTATGGAACCCGGGATCAATCTAATCCGGAACTGGGAGCCTGTGTGGAGACGCTGACAAAGATTGAAAAGCTGCACAGCGTGAAATTTTCCTACTGTCGCATCAGTCAACGCGGGTACGAGGCTCTTCATGATCTCCCCCAATTGACCGATCTGGAAATCCTGCATTCGCATCTCGAT is a window from the Gimesia benthica genome containing:
- a CDS encoding class I SAM-dependent methyltransferase, whose protein sequence is MTTSYTTLTISEDRTVAFENQLQNKINQGSLALLVALGYRTGLWKVMSLLEHATSSEIAAEAGLKQVYVADWLTAMQGGGLVEYDPIFQTYRLPREHAEVLTGSAQYEESLRWLTLLGKLEDELAESLRAGAPLSDETREQILQAQSAERSTSFTNQLFQQILPLIPGLIMQLCEGLDVLDLGCGDGRLLLELATAFPESRFVGYDPSAELIAQARESAAAQGLENVAFIERELTAIHAINAFDLITVFDVTVAPQEREEMLQAVQMALRPDGTLLLRELACSRSREENLQHPLSALLLSICSLRNLTGVERPAAGNERGREALCSSLTAAGLGNLEYRLLPEDVLHEYYIARPGVAAETSLSAETAF